One segment of Rhipicephalus sanguineus isolate Rsan-2018 chromosome 6, BIME_Rsan_1.4, whole genome shotgun sequence DNA contains the following:
- the LOC125759017 gene encoding uncharacterized protein LOC125759017 gives MGGSPTLFFILQFIFGAAGCGNCSQVPLAGAFATGPTASEASSDATSTGLEWLHSCRHDQLQGFLPYLALPQHVAAAGTSTAPPTPRLKPSAAQSPLNGHGSIIAMGGSPTLFFILQFIFGAAGCGNCSQVPLAGAFATGPTASEASSDATSTGLEWLHSCRHDQLQGFLPYLALPQHVAAAGTSTAPPTPRLKPSAAQSPLNGHGSIIAMGGSPTLFFILQI, from the exons ATGGGAGGCTCACCTACGCTGTTCTTCATTCTGCAGTTCATCTTTGGTGCTGCTGGCTGCGGAAACTGTTCGCAAGTGCCATTAGCCGGTGCATTCGCCACTGGACCTACAGCCTCGGAAGCGTCCAGCGATGCCACTTCAACTGGATTAGAGTGGCTGCATTCCTGCCGGCACGACCAGCTTCAAGGTTTCCTGCCTTATCTTGCTCTACCTCAACACGTGGCAGCTGCAGGAACATCGACAGCCCCACCTACGCCCCGTTTAAAACCGAGTGCTGCGCAGTCGCCGCTCAATGGGCATGGAAGCATCATAGCGATGGGAGGCTCACCTACGCTGTTCTTCATTCTGCAGTTCATCTTTGGTGCTGCTGGCTGCGGAAACTGTTCGCAAGTGCCATTAGCCGGTGCATTCGCCACTGGACCTACAGCCTCGGAAGCGTCCAGCGATGCCACTTCAACTGGATTAGAGTGGCTGCATTCCTGCCGGCACGACCAGCTTCAAGGTTTCCTGCCTTATCTTGCTCTACCTCAACACGTGGCAGCTGCAGGAACATCGACAGCCCCACCTACGCCCCGTTTAAAACCGAGTGCTGCGCAGTCGCCGCTCAATGGGCATGGAAGCATCATAGCGATGGGAGGCTCACCTACGCTGTTCTTCATTCTGCAG ATCTAG